The Drosophila biarmipes strain raj3 chromosome X, RU_DBia_V1.1, whole genome shotgun sequence genome includes the window TTATACAGCTAACAGGCGACATAATTGATCGCATTCATTTCCGCACCGATTctcaaaactaaaaattttggcaaattttcaattttttggcaggggtagcatcgtcattttttgcgaaaatttgtcaaaaaataaatttttaaggtgtgaatgccaatttattggaaattttgttacgagctcagcaaggtatgacattccaatTTTGGCCCATTACTTTCGTTGTTtcgaccaaaatactgatattttttAGGCCGAAAATacggatataattttttggcgaaaattcgattttttcctTCGTCCTTTTCtgctgtaacttggtcaaaaattgtcCGAGCCCTAAAGGACGCACTGTTTTATACAGCTAACAAGCGACATAATTGATCGCTGTCATTTCCGCACCGattctgaaaactaaaaattttggcaaattttcaattttttggcaaggggtagcatcgtcattttttgcgaaaaattttcaaaaaataaatttttaagctgtgaatgccaactgattggaaattttgttacgagctcagcaaggtatgacattccaacTTTGGCCCGTTACTTTCGCTGTTtcgaccaaaatactgatattttttgGGCCGAAAATacggatataattttttggcgaaaattcgattttttcctTCGTCCTTTTCtgctgtaacttggtcaaaaattgtcCGAGCCCTAAAGGACGCACTGTTTTATACAGCTAACAAGCGACATAATTGATCGCTGTCATTTCCGCACCGattctgaaaactaaaaattttggaaaattttcaattttttggcaaggggtagcatcatcatttttgccaaaatttaaaaaaaaataaattttttatgtgGGACATTACTTTTTTCTttcgataaaaaaaaactttttggcgaaaaataaagattttcgtttttttgcgaaatattttcatttcaccTTTTCCCGTGgaattggtaaaaaaaaagccaaataatgccaaatttaaaaaaaaattggtaaaaaaaaattgtttagttttgaattgcggtgttttattgttttttttacattatttgGCAAAATGACGGCCAAAATACATACAATTTTTGGGTTGATAAATAGGAATTGGGACTGCAAAATGTAAGTCAGTCGAATAGTTAGACCCCACAAAAAAATTCGATTATAATCTGCGCCACCTACATTTTAAGAGCGTCAGTTTATCATTGTGTCGAGCTTACAGTTTTAGGTATTCACCACCACAAATCGCCatcaaaaacaaatcaaaaccGAATCAacacaaataaatcagcaaacAAAAAGGCAGCAAGCTGAAAGTTAATTCATGAATCAAAGAGCATTCGGGGGGCCTTGAACTTGAACAACAATTGTTGGATTATCAAAtcaaaaacgacaaaaaagcggaaaaagaatgaaaaacgAGGCAAAAACCACCGGCTGGGGTGAAAAGGGGGAGGTTAgtgcaattaattaaaaagctagattcacacacactcgccggCAGACAAAAAAAGACCACATGTGTGTGGAAAAAAGGCAGAAAACTTTgcacaaattgaaaaaaaacagaatggTCGACTGTGCATTCGATTTTATTCTTATTCCTGAACTCACTCTCTCTTTTTCTTCAGTTTTTGCCCTTTAATTGCCGATATGTTTTATCCAATgaaataccaaataaaataataacacagttcttttattttttgttataatataaataaaaatcgaatcCCTTTGACGGATCACTCCGTAATACAAACATACTAAACTGGACTTTATTACAGTATCGAGAGCGATCtttaataattcaaattaaatcaatCAAAGATGTCTTTACTAATTGTTAAAGATTTCTTTAAAGATCCTTTTACATGATCAATTAAACAGttgtaaaaaaggaaaaataaaaatttgtttaaatattttaatgcacaTTCCCCAAAAGTCTctcatttataattttagaaaAGAGTATTCAAAGTTTTACGTCGAGGAAAACTTCCTTCGTCGTTGTTCTTGTACTCTTGTAGTTGGCTTCCTGTTTTTTCTGATTgaattgaaaacattttatgcaTTTGATTTaatcaaaagaaaaatagAATGCAGTCAGGTTCACCAGGGCCGTaagagagaaaaaaaacagaaaaagggGGGTGAACGGGAGCGATGTGGGGGTCAAGGGGTCAGGGGGTGGTGGGCTATGGGCGATGGGTGATGGGCattgaaatgaaatgcaaaatgGCATTCATTcatgcaatttgcattgtttgACGGTCCCCGGACGCAGTGCAACAAGAACATCTACAGCCGAATAAACCCATCCACTTCCGAACAGCTCGACACCACCTCCGCCCTCCGCcctccgcccaccgcccacagTTTGCCACCCACCCCCTCGAAAGGCCCACCGTTTAGTGAGCCACCTGTGCCCATcgcaaacaataaaaatgctaGGGAAAGTCCAATGgcaatacaaaatacatcAACAAACTAAGAGTCATTTCTAACTTCTTCACgctttttaattcatttattagtatttaattttgaatctGGCAATATTAAAATAGTCTTACCTTTTATCTTATGTTTTACCTGCATTCTCACACACCCAAGTTAAAAAAGAACCTTAGatattcttataatatataaaataggtgaaaaatcaattaaatcgaTTTTATGCTACTAAGcacattatattataagatattgTAGTTAAATCAGTAAGTTAGAGGAGATCTTGAGATGGCCTTATTATTATATGATCCAAGTTGATGCTGATAATTAaggaataaaaacaaaaagtagaaaatattaaacatttgttCAATGTATTATTTAATGTAAACTATTGTAATGTACTTATTGCGTTCATCTGTAAAAAAAACTCTGattaaatgaaatcaaaaaGGACAGCGCCGTTCCCCTGTCCCCCCAAAAAGACAAAACCCAAATTAACTTTTCCTATAACTTTGCCTTTGCACACACATGCCCACCCCCGCGCCCCCTCCTGCAGACCACCCCCAAAGGAATCATATGACAACCCCTAGGGCCGCTGACCTCAGCCACGCCCCTTTTGGCCGCCCCTCCCCCTTTCGGGTAGCTGCAACTTTTTGCgcttgctttttgtttgcatttccTCTGCtgatttccattttatttttatttccagcTCTAGGttttttgtgtaatttatttGCCGTTTTGCTTGTAATTTGTTACAGTTTTTTAATCTTGCATTGTTCTAAGCAGCAGCATCCAGGGGCGGGGAGTTCGAGGGGGTTGGGCGCTTTCAGGGGGCAGTCAACGCTGACTGACGCAACCGGAATGAAGAACCTGGCGGCTGACGGACTGGGACGTGCAGCTGGTCCTGGGTCCTGCACAGCAAACAAATTACGTAATTGTAGGTGCCACATTTACCGATCTtaaaaaaatgccaaaaaggaCTAGCAGAATATATTCCctgaaataaagtaaaatatacCTGCCAACtgttatttgttttgttttaagtgTAGCTCGACAAACATATAAAAAGAGGTGTTTGGCATTAAGCATATATCCTACGTAACATAATATATCAGATCAATTTAAATTCGTGGATTAGACAACaaactattatttttccaagtgTAAAAGGGGCGTAACTCAGGCGGGGGTCTGCAGTGCAAGGTGAAGGGCGGGGGAAGGAGTGGAGCACCCGCAATGTAATCAACATCATAATCAGTGGCGACGGACACCAGCCCACCCCATTTCCTTACACTAAGAAATTACTAAACGTTTTAAAAAGTATgtatatgaaattaaaattgatgaaattgtaattaaaaactttccacgaacaaattgtttatttcAGAGCTTTGGTTTTTGGTGCTACAGGTGTTAGAGTCAGGTAGCAAAATCAGGAAAATTAGGATATCGCAAATTAAGGAATTCTAAAGGTATCATTATATcttaatttttatcatttattgTTCAGAACCaatcataatttaaatatatttgtttatttataaaaatgaataaacaaGAATAAAAAGCACTCCCTGTATGCCTAAAATCCCTTGGAACTTCTGCCTGATTTCCCCCAGTGCATCCGCATCTGTGCATCTGCATTGTCCTGGAGCGACAGGAGCAGATGCAGCTGCTCCTCATCATGGCTTTAGCCCCTTCCCATGTGCGTATCCATATCCATTCCCTCTCCAGATCCAGACCCTGCTCCAtctcgtcccgctgattcccatTCAGGACCTGATGTCCGAGTTGGGCAAAACTCATTTGGTCCGCCCACATGTGTAAGTTTCTAGAGATGAGCCAGTGCAAATGGGATACAAGTGGTATCTAACCTTAGTTCATTTGCAATCACAGTCATGGAAAGCTTATACTTACGTTTAAATGTAAAACGTATTTATTTTCCcatgtttatttatacattttaattaataattgaaACCTTTACATTTATTCAATCCCAATTGTGTATTGTTTCTTGGAAACTTTGTGACTTTTTAAGTAACAGCGTCTATTAAAGCTTAACATGGGGCTTAGACATCCTGTCGAAAAGGTCAATGGTGGGTATTGGGATCGTGAGTATTGAGACCGTGGTGCGATATGATAATGTGGTAAAAAATGAGTTCAAGCAGGCGTGGTGAGTATTGAGAGCGTGGTGATCAAAGAGAACGAGGTGAATACGAATCGAGAGAGCAGAAGTGGTGAGTATTGAGAACGCGGTGATCAACGAATTGAAAACGAATTGAGAGAGAAGGCGTGGTGAGTATTGAGACTCTGCTGAGcaatgagtttgtggtgggtGTTGCGACAGTGGATAGTGATGAAAATGTGGTGGAAAAGTGAACTCAAACTATCGCGTCACCCGCATCCACAGCCTTATCCATCCCAATCGCCCGATTGCAGCACTAGCACGTactcttttttaattattatgatttaaCATTCTAAACACTGAAACGCACACATGCTCAcgggcaacaacaatgggCTTGGCCCGAGAATAAAGAGCGAAGGCGGCGCTATCGCATAATTCAAAACTCATTTGGAAGGCGCACAAAAGGCGTCCGTGgaattaaaatggaaatggaattgGAATCCAAGCCAGCGACCACATAATAATAcaagttattaataaaaagGGGGAGGGAGATGCCTGGCAGAGGAACCATATAAGAACTAGATGTGCGAATGCcgaatacaataaaataataatcaacaatgcccactcgcacactcaaataatgttttcccttttatattatttttatttgttttcaactTGTTCCACGCTTTTATCGAAATCATAATGAGGGTGGATGGACAGTGCGTTTCACGGCTGGCAGATGTTTATTTatcctaaaaattttaagacttttttattttctgtagTCGTATTAAATCCTGTAGGATGTACACAAAGGCATTCCGGATGTTCCCACTTAAGCTCGACTTGACTTAATAAATGCATGTTCTGGTGGTTTTTATGTTACAAGTACATTTTATACGTTTGCAAGATAATATGAGCGAAAATGTATGCGAATGCAAATCTAGCTCATAAACAAAGAAGCAATAATAAAATGCACACATGTTATTTCATAAACATTTCGAAGGCGGCTGTGATAGCCGATAACTAACAAAAATGATTAAGCGATGGTCTAATACAAAGCATACGAATTTCATGTCGAGTCCTAGCTTCACTTTCGGAACCGATTAGATATGGGTTTTCAGGTTTTACCAGTCGATTTCTATGAAACGGATAGCCAAAAGTGGATGGAACCGACTCTTCTTATCAACAGAAAGCTCATTGAATGAGCAGCATTTCCAGGAACATAGTTTATAACACCGAATTTTGGTACCTTGTTGAATACTTCTTTTCCTTCCCGActgtaaataattaaactaaTAATTTGACAGTGTCCAGATGATTATCACTTACACCGCAATATGAAATTCTGGTGAAAAGTAGTAGTAATGTGCGGAGCTCTTAAAAGATTTGTCATATTTTGTACTGAGTCTATAGTTCTTGTTCATATATTGTATAGGTCATAGGAAAAGAAAAGAGAGAAACACCCTCGCTTTCAGTGCATACTCATACTCATAGGAATTCGCATAAACTTACAACATATTTTTCATAAACAATTTCCTTGCTTTGGGTGAATAGTGGTCGTTTCAGTTTCGGTGTTTTGCTCGCCGGCAGTTTTGAAGCCCGatatttgttgctgttgcggtTCTTGCTCCGcacacatatacatatatatttattttcccattttattaCTCACCCCACGACTTCCGTATGTGGGCCACTCGCCAGGGGGTGGGGTTGTATGCCGAAGAGTGGGGGATATGCTGATTGCAAGCCCTACACAGCGAGAAAAGATCGCTAATTGATTTGGGCATAAGTGCAGATGAAGTCAGGATTAGGTATAGCTTACTCTAAATACCACTTATTGGTTAGAACCTTtcgaaaatatgtttcatTATAATTTCTTTGCCTTTGGAATAAGCTCCTAAGAGTATTAACTTATAGATCATAATTGTAAGTAAAAAGTTGTTatgttaaatacaaataaatgaaGGATTGtactgattttaaaatggCTGTTAGCATGAATATAGATGTCAATATTATAGTAAGCTTGAAAATGGAAGacgataaaattattttacaaaatcatacatatttatttgataTGTATGTTCGTAATtacagtttaatttaaataattatttttgggttattaataaataaatgcttgaatttaataataaaaaacctcATGTTACATTTTACCTTACTTACATAAATAATACGACTGATTTTGTGAGAGATTTGAAagaaaaacacgaaaaataGATACTGTTGCGTGAAAATTGTAGCAAGTgaatttacaaatatatttccatGTATATTCccgttttttctttttaaaggaCTTTGTTTTTCGCTGTGTAACGCAGTCGCTCTTTTTCGTTTTATTCtgctctctctctttttcgcCGCGCTATCTCTTGAGTATAAGCGCggcttgttattgttgctgccactgccgctgccgctgccgctacGCTGCAAGTGAAATTTCGCcggatttattttattcgtaCTTCCCCGCGTCGCTATTCGATTTCAGTGCCAGCTTTTCAGTTTCACTGTGCTCGGCGAGCGGAGCGGGTGGGCGGTACTCGCACCCAgtgaaataccaaaaaattataaaagcgGGCGGCGCAGCCGAGGAAGCCGTTAGAAAGGAACGATGCGGTTCAGCGGCTACAACCGTTATCAGTGCTTCTGCTCGGCGGTTGCCTCGCTTCTGCTCTGCTTCGCGGTCGGCGCTGCGCTGACGCGGGCAGACGACGTCGacagcgacgccggcagctCCAGCAGGTTAGTGTCTTCGCTAGCAAGGAAATCGCAGCAACTAGTGaaatttcccaaaaatataatttaattgcaagAACAGGAAACTAAACCTAAAACAACACTCTCCAGCAGGCAGGCAGGAACAAGCTACACTGAAAATACACCTAAAATAATAGTGTGTCAAATGCCATTAAAGTGCAAATTTCAATCAACCGCAGCGGGTTTGGGTCCCTGCTAGGCAGGAAATCggtgcaacaacagcaacaagtgAAATCAGgctcaaaaaactaaaatataaaataaaaacagcagAAAATGCAACTGTGTCAAATTTAGTTAAAATGCTTTCGTTACAAGCGATTTTcgtaaaaagaaaactgcACAAAAAGTTCTTGGCAAACTGGCTTAAAAAAAGAACTACAaactttcatttaaaaatatcttactttttttatgaagtgaaagcatttaatttgttaatactttttatttaaaaagatataGAACTAatcaagaaataataaaaaataactgcAACCTTTTCCTACTTATCTGCTTACctacaacaatttatttattaaatagaaaCGTTGAtatcttattttaataatataataattttaataaatttataatatataaataataaatttatttaatttccatttcaaacTCAGCTTATTTCTccagaaagaaagaaaaatcaaGTAGCGAAAGCATTATCTGTACTTAAAAATAAGTAGTCCCATTTCCTTTACAAAGTGATAAGCGCTTTTTGCTAGGAATTGGAAAATTCCATAATGAATAAGTAAAATACCTTCCTTCCAATCCCAAAAAGAAGACCATGGTTCTGTGATAGTTTTAAGATTTGGTTAGTAGAACCATTTTGGCTGAGTTCTGACATtatatacattatatataGTATGTAGATATAATTGGTACATTGCTGTAAGCCAAACTTGCCTATAACTACATTATTTCCATCACAGATAAACTATAAATTCCATAATACCAAATGTTGTATCAAAAAAGTTATCCTGTTTCACTAAttagaataataaataacatacattttttaaataataataacatacatttttaaaagcaattaGAATAAAGAATaccatatattttaaaagtaaatctcTCTATAAGGTTTCCACCTttatcttaaatatatttcatgcTTGCTTCCCAGGAAGTGGCTATGCAGCCGGACGGACATCTGCACCCCAGAGGCGGAGAAGGTGGAGGGACTGCAGTACGCGCCGGAGATCTTCGAGAGCCAGCGGGACTGCCGGCTGTCCTGCGGCAAGTACGGGGCCATCTGGCCCATGCCCACGGGCAGGGAGTGCACCATTGCGCACGGCCGGGTGCGGTTCGACCCCTGGAAGGTGCGCTTCCATGTGGTGGCGCCCGGCGAGGCGGCCACCCAGTTCATCCGGGAGACCAACCGGCTGTTCGTCTCGAACCTGCTGAAGGAGTGCACCCGCAACTGCACGCTGGAGAGCAGCAAGCAGATCCTGGTCAGGGCGACGGTGGCCAACGAGAGTCTCACCCTGGACTGGCCCACCGACGAGAGCTACGCCCTGGTGGTGCGCACCACGGACACGGCCACCTTCGTCGACATCCAGGCGGGCACGGTGTATGGAGCCCGGCATGCCTTCGAGACGCTGAGCAACCTCGTTACCGGCAGCCAGTCCAATGGCCTGCTCATGGTCACCAGGGCCAACATCACCGATCGTCCGGCCTTCTCCCATCGCGGGGTGCTACTGGACACCGCCAGGAACTTCGTGCCCCTCAAGTTCATCCGTAGCACCTTGGACGCCATGGCGGCCAGCAAGCTGAACGTGCTCCACTGGCACGTGGTGGACACGCACAGTTTTCCGCTGGAGATCACCAGGGTGCCGGAGATGCAGCGCTACGGAGCTTACTCCTCCTCGCAGACGTACTCTCGCCAGGATGCCATCAACCTGGTAAAGTACGCTCGCCTGCGGGGCATTCGCATTCTGATCGAGATCGATGGACCCTCGCATGCGGGCAATGGCTGGCAGTGGGGTCCTGCCGCCGGACTGGGCAACATGTCCGTTTGTCTCAATCAGTCGCCTTGGAGGAGATTCTGCGTGCAGCCGCCGTGCGGCCAGCTGAATCCCCTCAATGACCACATGTTCGCCGTGCTCAAGGAGATCTTCGAGGATGTGGCCGAGGTGGGGGCGCCGGAGGAGACGTTGCACATGGGCGGCGACGAGGTCTTCCTGCCCTGCTGGAACAACACCGAGGAGATCCGCGACGGGATGCGGGCGCGCGGCTACGATCTCAGCGAACAGAGCTTTTTGCGTCTCTGGTCGCAGTTCCACCAGAAGAACCTCAATGCCTGGGACGAGATCAACGAGCGCATGTATCCCGGCATCACGGAGCCCAAGTCGGTGATCATCTGGTCCAGCCACCTCACCAATCCCCGCTACATCGAGGCCTACTTGCCCAAGGAGCGGTTCATCATCCAGACGTGGGTGGAGTCGCAGGACGCCCTCAATCGGGAGCTCCTGCAGCGGGGCTACCGGCTGATTGTGTCCACGAAGAATGCCTGGTATCTGGACCACGGATTCTGGGGC containing:
- the LOC108023581 gene encoding chitooligosaccharidolytic beta-N-acetylglucosaminidase — its product is MRFSGYNRYQCFCSAVASLLLCFAVGAALTRADDVDSDAGSSSRKWLCSRTDICTPEAEKVEGLQYAPEIFESQRDCRLSCGKYGAIWPMPTGRECTIAHGRVRFDPWKVRFHVVAPGEAATQFIRETNRLFVSNLLKECTRNCTLESSKQILVRATVANESLTLDWPTDESYALVVRTTDTATFVDIQAGTVYGARHAFETLSNLVTGSQSNGLLMVTRANITDRPAFSHRGVLLDTARNFVPLKFIRSTLDAMAASKLNVLHWHVVDTHSFPLEITRVPEMQRYGAYSSSQTYSRQDAINLVKYARLRGIRILIEIDGPSHAGNGWQWGPAAGLGNMSVCLNQSPWRRFCVQPPCGQLNPLNDHMFAVLKEIFEDVAEVGAPEETLHMGGDEVFLPCWNNTEEIRDGMRARGYDLSEQSFLRLWSQFHQKNLNAWDEINERMYPGITEPKSVIIWSSHLTNPRYIEAYLPKERFIIQTWVESQDALNRELLQRGYRLIVSTKNAWYLDHGFWGSTSYYNWRTVYSSAMPTGRSQDQVLGGEVCMWSEYVDQNSLESRIWPRAGAAAERLWSNPKSSALLAQRRFYRYRERLLARGIHADAVIPHWCVLHEGQCL